A genome region from Tolypothrix sp. PCC 7712 includes the following:
- a CDS encoding long-chain-fatty-acid--CoA ligase — MIYNSEITTLADLARVQARLFSDTKALIFKDKSLTYSQLEQRSNQVANSLLSQGIQPGARVALLDKDSLKSYEILFACCKIKAVFVPINWRLAAAEISYILRDANVEILFVGMEFYQLVAAIRNEIDGVKTIIGLEEIDGDCLSYDIWSEKHSDELPNIAVAANDVAVQMYTSGTTGRPKGVQLGHYSFFAIAKEFAQRGETWINWNATDKSLLTLSLFHIGSLWWAIRGLVAGAENIVLENFIGDEVLQAIEKYRITKTFMVPAMIQVLLNEPLCQKTDFSSLEYVIYGGSPIAESSLKNAIATFNCNFVQIYGMTETGNCAVSLPAKDHTSANKNILKAAGKPFPGVSIAIINSVGKELSCFEVGEVCIKSPANMIGYWKLPEATAKTLVDGWIHTGDAGYVDKEGYVYICDRFKDMILYGGENVYPAEIENILYEHPAIREAAVIGVPDEDFGEAIKAIVVLKTGMKATALDIINFVRGKIADFKLPRSVEFTESLPRTPSGKLQKAKIREKYWQGYERRVN, encoded by the coding sequence ATGATATATAACAGTGAAATAACAACGTTAGCAGATTTAGCACGCGTGCAAGCACGTCTATTTTCAGACACTAAGGCATTGATATTCAAAGATAAATCACTTACTTATTCACAATTAGAGCAAAGAAGTAATCAGGTCGCAAATTCATTATTATCCCAAGGGATTCAACCAGGTGCGCGAGTAGCACTTCTAGATAAAGATTCGCTTAAGAGTTATGAAATTTTATTTGCTTGTTGCAAAATAAAAGCTGTTTTTGTACCGATTAATTGGCGTTTAGCTGCTGCGGAAATTAGCTATATTCTCAGGGATGCTAATGTGGAAATTCTGTTTGTTGGGATGGAATTTTATCAGTTAGTCGCAGCGATTAGAAATGAGATTGATGGTGTAAAAACCATTATTGGCTTAGAAGAAATTGACGGCGATTGTCTGAGTTATGATATTTGGTCTGAGAAACATAGTGATGAGCTACCAAATATCGCTGTTGCAGCCAATGATGTAGCCGTACAAATGTATACTAGTGGCACTACTGGAAGACCCAAAGGTGTGCAATTAGGACATTATAGTTTTTTTGCGATCGCTAAAGAATTTGCTCAACGAGGCGAAACATGGATAAATTGGAACGCAACTGACAAGAGTTTGCTGACTTTATCTTTATTCCATATCGGTAGTTTATGGTGGGCGATTCGTGGTTTAGTAGCCGGAGCAGAAAATATTGTCTTAGAAAATTTTATCGGTGATGAGGTTCTCCAAGCAATTGAAAAGTACCGCATTACTAAGACATTTATGGTTCCAGCCATGATTCAAGTTTTGTTGAACGAACCATTATGCCAAAAAACAGATTTTTCATCACTAGAATACGTTATTTATGGCGGTTCCCCCATAGCTGAATCATCATTGAAAAATGCGATCGCCACATTTAATTGTAATTTTGTGCAAATATATGGAATGACTGAAACTGGCAATTGTGCCGTCTCTTTACCTGCAAAAGACCATACATCTGCAAATAAAAACATCCTCAAAGCTGCGGGTAAACCCTTTCCTGGCGTATCGATAGCCATCATCAACAGTGTAGGTAAAGAATTATCTTGCTTTGAAGTGGGTGAAGTTTGTATCAAATCTCCTGCAAATATGATTGGTTATTGGAAATTACCAGAAGCTACAGCAAAAACTTTAGTAGATGGCTGGATTCATACTGGTGATGCTGGTTATGTTGACAAAGAAGGCTACGTTTACATTTGCGATCGCTTTAAAGACATGATTCTTTATGGTGGTGAAAATGTCTATCCAGCAGAAATTGAAAATATTTTATACGAACATCCAGCCATCAGAGAGGCAGCAGTAATTGGCGTTCCAGATGAAGATTTTGGAGAAGCAATCAAAGCGATCGTGGTTTTGAAAACAGGCATGAAAGCAACTGCATTAGATATTATTAATTTTGTTCGGGGTAAAATTGCTGATTTTAAGTTACCGAGAAGCGTTGAGTTTACTGAATCTTTGCCAAGAACGCCTAGTGGTAAGTTGCAAAAGGCTAAGATTCGGGAGAAATATTGGCAAGGGTATGAACGTCGTGTGAATTAA
- a CDS encoding TonB-dependent receptor domain-containing protein yields MKKLYLLENFGLAVILAIFINQQALAVTKEDHQIPQLSDIKLPHTSVKEWLAQQEQSTILITGIKLNQTATGLEVILETSASDKLQATTKIEGNNFLANIPNAQLRLASGNTFRQEKPVAGITEVLAVNQDANSIQITVVGTTQTPKVELFDSDEGLVLGVTPTTPETQPSVDSQKPNEPDIELVVTAQKRPEDAQDVPISVTVIPRQEIEDAQIDSLIDIANQTPNFNFLPTSSGGTEFSNYSLRGLNNQNFLTAQDSVAFYIDDVPIDYNGFLDLALLDLEQIEVLRGPQSTLYGRNSSGGVVNIISRQATPEPETRLSASYGRFNSREFQFSLNDALVDDKLSLRIAGAYRGQDGFIRNLATGNEIGERSRLAARAQLLWTPTPDWTVSFNSYNSFTDDGNPTYNKLNPADPFEVNLQTEGYNKLDTNTQALKIGYNGGGFRATSITARRFTHQENLVPGSTGAVQIIDGIDSTLWTQELRFQSPETAKRFQWLLGAYYESRDFNVGDAQTDFPGFGRFRRTGDDYRQTYAVFGQLDYQLIEPLTVFAGLRYESSDASSDSTYDSVNANGTLTPLRPAFTNEKVSNNALIPRFGLKYQFNPNVMGYVTIAQGYRPGGLNYRANSEAELRFGEEKTWSYEVGLKSSWLDNRLIANLSIFHNDVNNYQVLQYDASGFFGRVNNVDLQATGVEFELKAKPAKGFDLTASVGYVDSIYKNYLNSDTGVDLSNNQVPLSPQFTYNLAAQYRSSGGLFARAELRGYGITYFDDANQIKQEPYALVNARIGYEAEKYGIYLYANNLFDTRYITSGFLFPVPDGTAGFGDPVTYGVQVKANF; encoded by the coding sequence ATGAAGAAACTATATTTACTGGAAAATTTTGGACTAGCTGTCATACTTGCCATATTTATCAATCAACAAGCTTTAGCTGTAACAAAAGAAGATCATCAAATTCCCCAACTTTCAGATATTAAGCTTCCTCACACAAGTGTCAAGGAGTGGCTAGCTCAACAAGAGCAATCTACTATTCTAATAACAGGGATAAAGTTGAATCAGACGGCTACTGGGCTAGAAGTGATTTTAGAAACATCTGCATCTGACAAGCTGCAAGCCACAACTAAAATAGAAGGTAATAACTTTCTTGCAAATATTCCTAATGCACAACTGCGTTTAGCAAGTGGTAACACTTTCCGTCAAGAAAAGCCAGTTGCGGGAATTACTGAAGTTTTGGCAGTAAATCAAGATGCAAATAGTATCCAAATTACTGTAGTGGGAACAACTCAGACCCCAAAAGTCGAATTATTTGACAGCGATGAAGGTTTAGTTTTAGGGGTGACACCAACAACACCTGAAACTCAACCATCAGTCGATAGCCAAAAACCTAATGAACCAGATATTGAACTAGTCGTTACCGCACAAAAACGACCGGAAGACGCACAGGATGTACCCATTAGTGTGACGGTAATACCTCGTCAGGAAATAGAAGATGCTCAAATCGATTCTTTGATTGATATTGCCAATCAAACGCCCAACTTTAACTTTCTTCCCACATCTTCCGGCGGTACCGAGTTTAGTAATTACAGTTTGCGGGGTTTGAACAATCAAAATTTCCTGACTGCTCAGGATAGCGTAGCCTTTTATATTGATGATGTTCCCATTGACTATAACGGTTTTCTAGACTTGGCTTTACTCGATCTAGAACAAATAGAAGTGCTAAGAGGCCCGCAAAGTACGCTCTACGGACGAAATAGTTCTGGTGGGGTCGTCAATATCATTTCTCGTCAAGCAACGCCAGAACCAGAAACACGACTTAGTGCAAGTTACGGTAGATTTAACAGCCGCGAATTCCAATTTTCTCTCAACGATGCTTTAGTTGACGATAAACTATCACTGCGAATTGCGGGAGCTTACAGAGGACAGGATGGATTTATTAGGAACCTAGCCACAGGTAATGAAATAGGCGAGCGATCGCGGTTAGCTGCAAGAGCGCAACTTTTGTGGACACCCACACCTGACTGGACAGTATCTTTTAATAGCTATAACAGCTTTACAGATGATGGTAATCCGACTTATAACAAGCTAAATCCTGCTGACCCATTCGAGGTTAATTTACAAACAGAAGGATACAATAAGTTAGATACAAATACCCAAGCTTTAAAAATCGGTTACAACGGTGGAGGTTTCCGAGCCACATCCATCACCGCACGTCGTTTTACCCATCAAGAAAACCTTGTGCCGGGAAGCACAGGAGCGGTACAAATTATTGATGGTATTGACTCCACATTATGGACGCAGGAATTACGTTTCCAATCTCCAGAAACGGCAAAGCGTTTTCAATGGTTGTTAGGTGCTTACTACGAATCTCGTGACTTTAACGTTGGCGATGCTCAAACCGACTTTCCTGGATTTGGCAGATTTAGACGTACTGGAGACGATTATCGTCAAACCTACGCGGTATTTGGACAACTAGATTATCAGCTGATAGAACCATTAACTGTATTTGCTGGTTTACGTTACGAATCTAGTGATGCATCTTCAGATAGTACTTATGACTCAGTAAACGCTAATGGAACGCTAACTCCACTGCGTCCGGCATTCACCAATGAAAAAGTCAGTAATAATGCTTTGATTCCCCGCTTCGGTTTGAAATATCAATTCAATCCTAATGTAATGGGATACGTGACCATTGCCCAAGGTTATAGACCGGGGGGATTAAACTATCGAGCCAATAGCGAAGCAGAACTGCGATTTGGAGAAGAAAAAACCTGGAGTTATGAAGTGGGTTTGAAATCTTCTTGGCTGGATAATCGTTTAATTGCTAACCTATCAATCTTTCACAACGATGTAAATAATTATCAAGTTTTGCAATATGACGCAAGTGGTTTTTTTGGCAGAGTTAACAATGTTGACCTCCAAGCCACTGGAGTAGAATTTGAACTAAAAGCAAAACCAGCTAAAGGATTCGATTTAACTGCATCAGTTGGTTATGTAGATAGTATATACAAAAACTACCTAAATTCCGATACAGGTGTAGACTTAAGCAATAATCAAGTTCCCCTTTCCCCACAATTTACCTACAATTTAGCTGCTCAATATCGCAGTTCGGGAGGCTTATTTGCTCGTGCAGAATTGCGTGGTTATGGGATTACTTATTTTGATGATGCGAACCAAATCAAGCAAGAACCATATGCCTTAGTTAATGCCCGCATCGGTTATGAAGCTGAGAAATATGGCATTTATTTATATGCAAATAACTTGTTTGATACTCGCTACATCACCTCTGGATTCTTGTTTCCAGTACCGGATGGAACCGCAGGATTTGGCGATCCCGTGACCTATGGCGTGCAAGTTAAAGCTAATTTTTAA
- a CDS encoding MFS transporter, translating into MLAKLILLAALYTTQFIPTTFFIQTVPVFMRQQNMSLDAIGLLSFLILPSALKFLWSPFIDRYSLPKLGHYRGWIICFQLLLALVTFGCGFIDIREHFNILIVCMFLAFLFSASQDIATDALAVNLLELRERGLGNAIQAGGNVFGAIIGGGGVLILLDRIGWRYSLIIMSVVILLTLIPVILYKEQVSHKSQKSNFFKSYFLPFINFLSRPKALPWLFVILLYMGCEMMSGTMLRPLFVDRGLSLSDIGLMLGIISYSVRIISALIAGFLITHLGRLRSLTLFGFAASMMTLLYIIPAIGISSLPVLYAVSITVNAVQSMAYTALLSAMMDKCESATAATDYALQVSVVYLGGIAASVLSGAIANAMGYTFMFVISAALSLLSVLIITKLQT; encoded by the coding sequence ATGCTTGCTAAATTAATTCTACTTGCCGCACTTTATACTACTCAATTCATTCCGACAACCTTTTTTATTCAAACCGTACCTGTTTTTATGCGACAACAAAATATGTCGCTGGATGCTATCGGGTTGTTAAGTTTTCTCATTCTTCCCTCAGCGTTAAAATTTCTGTGGTCGCCTTTTATTGACCGCTACAGTTTGCCAAAGTTAGGACATTATCGCGGTTGGATTATCTGTTTTCAACTTCTGTTAGCACTTGTAACATTTGGATGTGGATTTATTGATATTCGAGAGCATTTTAATATCTTAATTGTTTGTATGTTTCTCGCTTTTTTATTCTCCGCCAGCCAAGATATTGCCACTGATGCCTTAGCCGTAAATTTACTCGAACTACGAGAAAGAGGATTAGGAAATGCTATTCAAGCTGGTGGAAATGTTTTTGGTGCTATTATTGGTGGGGGCGGAGTGCTGATTCTACTAGATAGAATCGGCTGGCGGTATAGCTTAATAATTATGTCAGTTGTAATTTTACTGACTTTAATTCCAGTAATATTGTATAAAGAACAAGTTAGTCATAAATCTCAGAAATCAAACTTTTTTAAATCTTATTTTCTACCTTTTATCAACTTTCTCTCGCGTCCCAAAGCATTACCGTGGCTTTTCGTTATATTGCTATATATGGGATGCGAAATGATGTCAGGGACAATGCTGCGTCCGCTTTTTGTTGATAGAGGTTTGTCGCTCTCAGATATCGGCTTGATGTTAGGTATTATTAGTTACAGTGTCCGTATTATTAGTGCTTTGATTGCAGGATTTTTAATTACCCACTTGGGAAGGTTACGTTCTCTAACTCTATTTGGTTTTGCTGCCAGCATGATGACACTTTTGTACATCATACCTGCAATTGGTATCAGTAGTTTACCTGTGCTGTATGCTGTTAGTATCACAGTCAATGCAGTCCAAAGTATGGCATATACTGCATTACTAAGCGCCATGATGGATAAATGCGAATCAGCAACAGCCGCTACTGATTATGCACTTCAAGTATCAGTAGTATACCTTGGGGGAATTGCTGCTTCAGTTCTGAGTGGTGCGATCGCCAATGCTATGGGATATACATTTATGTTTGTAATTAGTGCTGCACTGAGTTTATTAAGCGTATTAATCATCACTAAATTGCAGACATAG